The Mucilaginibacter yixingensis genome window below encodes:
- a CDS encoding 3-hydroxyacyl-ACP dehydratase FabZ family protein, which translates to MNTLYQQVLDQLPYKSSFRFVDEIEHLDEEGCTGHYTYKHDSFFYEDHFPGNPVTPGAIVTETMAQIGLVVLGIYLILPELNTNKETENNKPVFPLLTSAEVSFYKMVLPGQKVTVISKREYFRFGKLKCKVEMLDENKETIAIGVFAGIIQNMRGAK; encoded by the coding sequence ATGAATACGCTGTATCAGCAGGTATTAGACCAGCTGCCTTATAAGTCAAGTTTCAGGTTTGTAGATGAAATTGAGCATCTCGATGAAGAAGGCTGTACCGGCCACTACACCTACAAACACGATTCTTTTTTTTACGAAGATCATTTTCCGGGCAACCCGGTTACCCCCGGCGCCATTGTTACCGAAACCATGGCCCAGATAGGCTTGGTGGTGTTAGGAATATACCTTATATTACCAGAACTGAACACTAACAAAGAAACTGAAAACAACAAGCCCGTTTTTCCGTTGCTTACGTCTGCAGAAGTATCATTTTATAAGATGGTACTGCCTGGCCAGAAAGTAACAGTTATATCAAAACGAGAATATTTTCGTTTTGGTAAACTAAAATGCAAAGTTGAAATGCTGGACGAAAATAAAGAAACAATAGCCATTGGCGTTTTTGCCGGTATTATACAAAATATGAGGGGTGCCAAATAA
- a CDS encoding beta-ketoacyl synthase: MNKRVVITGMGVVSPNGVGIPAFLEALQAGKSGIEFVPLYEELKFSCHVAGRPDFVWEELQGNYISDVTFYGLKGTNIGYGIRAALDAWRDAGLSTDNDEPLWHAGLVFGNSTADTEAMRNVITRVDNKEAKKLGSRVVEQTMNSGVSAYISGRLGLGNRIITNSSACATGSQAILMAYEYIKNGYATTMLTGSCEHVDTYVYGAFDSMRVLSRKFNNEPERASRPMSLTAGGFVPGSGAGAMVLEELETALARGATIYAEVLGGATNNGGQRQGGTMTAANPQGVIRCINDALTSSNVQADQVDLISGHLTATYADKAELNYWATALNRRGDNYPYVNSLKSMIGHCLSAAGSIESVAAVLQLKEQFIHPNINLEDIDPGVTEIAGIEKIPVTTLKKDINIVAKANFGFGDVNACLLFSKYK, encoded by the coding sequence ATGAATAAACGTGTTGTTATAACCGGCATGGGAGTTGTATCTCCAAACGGCGTTGGCATTCCGGCATTTTTGGAGGCACTGCAAGCGGGCAAATCCGGAATAGAATTTGTGCCGCTTTATGAGGAGCTAAAGTTTAGCTGTCACGTAGCCGGTCGCCCTGATTTTGTTTGGGAGGAGTTGCAGGGCAATTACATATCAGACGTTACTTTCTACGGCCTAAAAGGCACCAACATTGGCTACGGCATCCGCGCCGCGCTGGATGCCTGGCGAGATGCCGGCCTGAGCACCGATAACGATGAGCCCCTATGGCACGCCGGCCTTGTATTTGGCAACAGCACCGCCGATACCGAAGCCATGCGCAACGTAATTACCCGGGTTGATAACAAGGAAGCCAAAAAACTAGGCTCGCGCGTGGTCGAGCAAACCATGAACAGCGGTGTGAGCGCCTATATTTCGGGCAGGTTAGGGCTGGGCAATCGCATCATCACTAACTCATCTGCCTGTGCAACCGGCTCACAAGCCATTTTAATGGCTTATGAATATATTAAAAACGGCTACGCCACCACCATGCTTACCGGCAGCTGCGAGCATGTAGACACTTACGTTTACGGCGCTTTTGACTCCATGCGGGTATTATCGCGCAAGTTTAATAATGAGCCGGAGCGAGCATCAAGACCCATGAGTTTGACCGCCGGCGGTTTTGTACCTGGCTCTGGCGCTGGTGCCATGGTACTGGAAGAACTGGAAACAGCTCTGGCGCGCGGTGCTACTATTTATGCCGAGGTTTTGGGCGGCGCCACCAATAACGGCGGTCAGCGTCAGGGTGGCACCATGACGGCCGCTAACCCGCAGGGCGTGATCAGGTGTATTAATGATGCCTTAACCTCGTCAAACGTACAGGCTGATCAGGTTGACCTGATCAGCGGGCACCTTACCGCAACTTATGCTGATAAGGCCGAGCTGAATTACTGGGCAACGGCGCTGAACAGACGGGGTGATAATTACCCTTACGTTAACTCGTTAAAATCAATGATCGGGCATTGCCTCAGTGCGGCGGGTTCTATAGAATCGGTAGCGGCGGTGTTGCAGCTAAAAGAGCAGTTTATACACCCCAACATCAACCTGGAAGATATTGACCCGGGCGTTACCGAGATTGCCGGTATTGAAAAAATACCTGTAACAACTTTAAAAAAAGATATTAATATTGTAGCAAAAGCCAATTTTGGTTTTGGCGATGTAAACGCATGTTTACTGTTTTCGAAATATAAATGA
- a CDS encoding 4'-phosphopantetheinyl transferase superfamily protein has translation MPSIGNDIVDLRLIDADRSRQARFYSKILAPDELDLYEPLGAFLAFEHFVWLCWTIKEASYKYSKRLHPQLLFSPPRTVILDLSVCQNADDGNHYEGTCSNGFSTVYFQSSHTATYIHTIVNVATDLSQIIAKAFIVDPTKASAQTHAQLLQQAAQLYPGKAIRIEKNADNVPSLMVDAQTHPISIAHHGQYGSFAIANNR, from the coding sequence TTGCCAAGCATCGGGAATGACATCGTTGATCTGCGTTTAATTGACGCCGACAGAAGTAGACAGGCCCGTTTTTATTCAAAAATACTAGCGCCGGATGAGCTTGATTTATATGAGCCGCTCGGCGCTTTTTTAGCTTTTGAGCATTTTGTATGGCTTTGCTGGACGATAAAGGAAGCCTCCTACAAATACAGTAAGCGACTACATCCGCAGTTGCTGTTCTCTCCTCCCCGCACCGTTATCTTAGACCTATCAGTGTGTCAAAATGCCGATGATGGGAACCACTATGAGGGAACGTGCTCAAACGGGTTTTCTACCGTGTATTTTCAATCATCGCACACGGCAACTTACATCCATACTATTGTCAATGTTGCGACAGACCTTAGCCAAATCATTGCCAAAGCCTTTATTGTAGACCCTACCAAAGCATCAGCACAAACCCACGCGCAATTATTACAGCAAGCCGCGCAACTATACCCAGGCAAAGCAATAAGAATAGAAAAGAATGCCGACAACGTGCCTTCGCTAATGGTTGATGCCCAAACACATCCCATATCCATAGCTCATCATGGGCAATATGGCAGTTTTGCCATCGCAAACAATCGTTGA
- a CDS encoding acyl carrier protein gives MTRQDILDELKKVLAPYTNDKTLLEGVNEQTDLLKDLKINSANLVDIIIDAESKYNIEIDYDAAEKMTTVANCIDVIQERMAQ, from the coding sequence ATGACCAGACAAGATATTTTAGACGAGTTAAAGAAGGTGTTGGCCCCTTATACTAATGATAAAACCCTGCTTGAGGGTGTGAATGAGCAAACCGATCTTTTAAAAGATCTGAAAATAAACTCTGCCAACCTGGTTGATATTATTATTGATGCCGAATCTAAATACAACATTGAGATTGATTATGATGCGGCAGAAAAAATGACCACCGTGGCCAATTGTATCGACGTGATACAGGAGAGAATGGCCCAATAA
- a CDS encoding SDR family oxidoreductase, which produces MTHPTQFSGCWAVVLGGSSGFGLATVKKLSRHGMNVAVLYRETSIGHKAALHTFKELEAENSNVIRAYNLNALDAADRERFINDFKEHNNGGKVKLLLHSIARGNVKPLICDSSEAGGELSMEDIQLTTYAMSNSLLDWVRLLLNHQLFDADARVIGLTSEGAHKYWNSYAAVSLAKSSLESLATYLAVETARFGIKTNVIQAGITATPSLLKIPDSDQLLNHATARNPLGRMTTPEDVANVIYLLCTPEAAWINGSIIYADGGEHCR; this is translated from the coding sequence GTGACGCATCCAACACAATTTTCAGGGTGCTGGGCGGTTGTTTTAGGTGGATCAAGTGGTTTTGGGTTAGCAACCGTCAAGAAACTATCTCGTCACGGAATGAACGTTGCCGTATTATATCGCGAAACGTCCATCGGTCACAAGGCCGCACTCCATACTTTCAAGGAATTAGAGGCCGAGAACAGCAATGTAATCCGGGCCTACAATCTGAATGCGCTTGATGCGGCAGACCGCGAGCGTTTTATCAATGATTTTAAAGAGCACAATAACGGCGGCAAGGTAAAACTGCTGCTGCACTCCATAGCCCGCGGCAATGTTAAACCGCTGATCTGCGATTCATCAGAGGCAGGCGGCGAGTTGAGTATGGAAGATATCCAGCTCACTACCTACGCCATGTCTAACAGCCTGTTAGATTGGGTACGCTTGCTGCTCAACCACCAACTGTTTGATGCCGATGCCCGCGTAATTGGCCTGACCAGCGAGGGCGCTCATAAATACTGGAACAGCTACGCAGCAGTATCATTGGCTAAATCATCTTTGGAAAGTTTAGCTACCTACTTAGCAGTTGAAACCGCCCGCTTTGGTATTAAAACCAACGTGATCCAGGCCGGCATTACCGCCACGCCATCGTTGCTAAAAATACCCGATAGCGACCAGCTACTCAACCACGCTACCGCACGCAACCCGCTTGGCCGAATGACCACTCCTGAGGATGTGGCCAACGTGATCTACCTGCTTTGTACCCCTGAGGCAGCCTGGATAAACGGCTCCATAATTTATGCCGACGGAGGCGAGCATTGCCGCTAA